From Cyprinus carpio isolate SPL01 chromosome A7, ASM1834038v1, whole genome shotgun sequence, a single genomic window includes:
- the LOC109067252 gene encoding cocaine- and amphetamine-regulated transcript protein-like, protein MTSSEILTIVVLFTVLCSGQTSQEPTDDTQLSQQEMENELAEAMTALLGRYQPHLPSSEKRGIPQCAVGSRCTMRLGPRFGKLCECVRGSNCNSFLLKCI, encoded by the exons ATGACGAGCTCAGAGATACTGACCATTGTCGTGCTCTTTACCGTCCTGTGCTCCGGACAAACTTCCCAGGAACCCACGGATGACACACAACTGTCCCAGCAGGAAATGGAGAATGAACTG GCTGAGGCTATGACAGCACTTTTGGGAAGATATCAGCCTCATTTACCATCTTCAGAAAAACGTGGCATTCCACAG tGTGCTGTGGGGTCCCGCTGCACCATGAGACTGGGTCCACGCTTCGGGAAATTATGTGAATGTGTCAGAGGATCTAACTGTAACTCATTTCTCCTAAAATGCATCTGA